The Plectropomus leopardus isolate mb chromosome 7, YSFRI_Pleo_2.0, whole genome shotgun sequence genome window below encodes:
- the cyth2 gene encoding cytohesin-2 — MTVDSEIFMPKSKAPKMDDLDYIPVDLSPEERSELEDIRRRKGVLLQEIQRLREELREAILEVEGLETSTEGSKTLQKSRHVAMGRKKFNMDPKKGIVFLVENELLRHTSEDIAQFLYKGEGLNKTAIGDYLGERDDFNIKVLQAFVDLHEFTDLNLVQALRQFLWSFRLPGEAQKIDRMMEAFAQRYCHCNPGVFQSTDTCYVLSFAIIMLNTSLHNPNVRDKPGVDRFISMNRGINEGGDLPEDLLRNLYESIKNEPFKIPEDDGNDLTHTFFNPDREGWLLKLGGRVKTWKRRWFILTDNCLYYFEYTTDKEPRGIIPLENLSIREVEDPRKPNCFELYIPNNRGQLIKACKTEADGRVVEGNHMVYRISAPTPEEKDEWIHSIKSAVSVDPFYEMLAARKKRISLKKKEEQP; from the exons ATGACAGTCGACTCTGAAATATTTATGCCTAAAAGTAAAGCGCCAAAAATGGATGACCTGGACTACA TCCCAGTAGACCTGAGCCCAGAGGAGCGCTCTGAGCTGGAGGACATCCGCAGGAGGAAGGGCGTCCTGCTGCAGGAGATCCAGAGGCTCAGAGAGGAATTAAGGGAGGCAATTTTGGAGGTGGAGGGACTGGAGACCAGCACAGAGGGCAG TAAAACTCTGCAGAAAAGCAGGCATGTGGCCATGGGAAGGAAGAAATTCAACATGGACcccaaaaag gGCATCGTGTTTCTGGTGGAGAACGAGCTGCTCAGACACACTTCAGAGGACATCGCTCAGTTCCTCTACAAAGGAGAGGGCCTCAACAAGACCGCTATAGGAGATTACCTTGGAGAAAG GGACGACTTCAACATCAAAGTGCTTCAGGCTTTCGTTGACCTCCACGAGTTCACTGATCTCAACCTCGTCCAGGCCCTCAG ACAGTTCCTGTGGAGTTTCCGTCTGCCTGGTGAAGCCCAGAAGATCGACAGAATGATGGAGGCCTTTGCTCAGAGATACTGCCACTGCAACCCCGGCGTCTTCCAGAGCACTG ACACATGTTACGTGCTGTCATTTGCCATCATAATGCTGAACACAAGCCTCCATAACCCAAATGTGAGGGACAAACCTGGAGTGGACCGTTTCATCTCGATGAATCGAGGCATCAACGAGGGGGGAGACCTTCCCGAGGACCTGCTCAGA AATCTCTACGAAAGCATTAAAAATGAGCCGTTCAAGATCCCAGAGGACGACGGCAACGACCTGACACACACCTTCTTCAACCCGGACAGAGAGGGCTGGCTTCTTAAACTCG GGGGACGAGTGAAAACTTGGAAAAGGCGATGGTTCATTCTCACAGACAACTGCCTTTATTACTTTGAATACACCACA GATAAGGAACCGCGAGGTATCATTCCCTTGGAAAACCTCAGTATCCGTGAGGTAGAAGACCCAAGAAAACCT AACTGCTTTGAGCTGTACATTCCCAACAACCGTGGTCAGCTGATCAAGGCGTGCAAGACGGAGGCCGATGGGAGAGTAGTGGAAGGAAACCACATGGTGTACCGTATCTCCGCCCCGACACCTGAGGAGAAGGACGAATGGATCCACAGCATCAA ATCTGCTGTCAGTGTTGACCCCTTCTACGAAATGCTCGCTGCCAGGAAGAAACGTATATCActgaagaagaaggaggagcaACCGTAG